The Deltaproteobacteria bacterium CG11_big_fil_rev_8_21_14_0_20_42_23 genome has a window encoding:
- a CDS encoding aldehyde dehydrogenase family protein, protein MNYPFLKQLGIHEKNSGVFTQDAWLQKPSGSELVAHTPIDGSLIAHVQQGSKQDLELITEQSVAAFHKWRMLPAPQRGEIVRQIGNALREHKQALGQLVTLEMGKILQEGLGEVQEMIDICDFACGLSRQLYGLTMHSERPMHRMYEQWHPLGPVGVITAFNFPVAVWAWNACIAAVCGDTVIWKPSQKTPLCAIAVQNIVEKVMKAHGHAGVFTMIVGNNEDVGENLIADKRIPLISATGSTRMGRHVGEAVAKRLGKSLLELGGNNAIIIAKDANLDMAVRATLFGAVGTSGQRCTSTRRIYVEKEIETPFITALQKAYTHIRIGNPLDEKNLMGPLIDNDAVKQMQNALIEIKKEGGEILYGGETLDGKEFPGECYVKPCIVHAKKNMKIMQEETFAPILYITPVNSIDEAVSLQNDVPQGLSSAIFTNSFSHAEAFLSHKGSDCGIANVNIGTSGAEIGGAFGGEKDTGGGRESGSDAWKTYMRRQTCTLNWGNELPLAQGIKFDSGK, encoded by the coding sequence ATGAACTATCCATTTCTAAAACAACTTGGCATTCACGAAAAAAATTCTGGCGTTTTCACACAAGATGCTTGGCTGCAAAAACCTTCTGGCAGCGAACTTGTTGCTCACACTCCTATTGATGGATCGCTGATTGCTCATGTGCAGCAAGGTTCTAAACAAGATTTAGAACTCATCACAGAACAAAGCGTTGCAGCTTTTCACAAGTGGCGCATGCTGCCCGCTCCTCAGCGTGGAGAAATTGTTCGCCAGATTGGGAATGCTCTTCGTGAACACAAGCAAGCATTGGGTCAACTGGTCACATTAGAAATGGGAAAAATTCTGCAAGAAGGTTTGGGCGAGGTGCAAGAGATGATCGACATTTGCGATTTTGCCTGCGGACTTTCGCGTCAACTGTATGGCCTCACCATGCACAGCGAGCGGCCGATGCATCGCATGTATGAACAGTGGCATCCGCTTGGGCCAGTTGGAGTAATTACTGCGTTTAATTTTCCTGTTGCGGTATGGGCGTGGAACGCTTGTATTGCAGCAGTTTGCGGAGACACCGTTATTTGGAAACCATCACAAAAAACTCCACTCTGCGCCATTGCTGTGCAAAACATCGTAGAAAAAGTGATGAAAGCACATGGCCACGCTGGCGTGTTCACCATGATTGTGGGCAACAACGAAGATGTGGGCGAAAACCTTATTGCCGATAAACGCATTCCACTTATTTCAGCAACAGGCTCCACACGCATGGGAAGACATGTAGGCGAGGCAGTTGCAAAGCGACTTGGAAAATCTTTGTTGGAGCTTGGTGGCAACAATGCCATCATCATTGCCAAAGATGCCAACTTGGATATGGCGGTGAGAGCAACTTTGTTTGGAGCCGTGGGAACAAGCGGCCAGCGCTGCACTTCCACCAGACGCATCTATGTGGAAAAAGAAATTGAGACTCCATTTATTACTGCATTGCAAAAGGCATATACACACATTCGCATTGGAAATCCTCTTGATGAAAAAAATCTCATGGGTCCGCTTATTGATAATGACGCTGTGAAACAAATGCAAAACGCGTTGATTGAAATAAAAAAAGAAGGCGGAGAAATTCTATATGGAGGAGAAACACTGGATGGCAAAGAGTTTCCGGGAGAATGCTATGTAAAACCATGCATTGTTCACGCAAAGAAAAATATGAAGATTATGCAAGAAGAAACCTTCGCTCCCATTTTATATATCACTCCAGTAAACTCGATTGATGAAGCCGTTTCGTTGCAAAATGATGTGCCACAAGGTTTGTCGTCAGCCATTTTCACCAACAGTTTTTCACATGCCGAAGCTTTTTTAAGCCACAAAGGTTCAGACTGCGGCATTGCAAACGTAAACATTGGCACCAGCGGTGCTGAGATTGGCGGAGCCTTTGGCGGAGAAAAAGACACCGGCGGCGGAAGAGAGTCTGGCTCTGATGCTTGGAAAACCTACATGCGCCGCCAGACCTGTACGCTCAACTGGGGAAACGAACTTCCGTTAGCGCAAGGCATAAAATTTGATTCCGGGAAATGA
- a CDS encoding L-lysine 6-transaminase gives MKITAQNVHKILRKHLLVDGFDIVMDLKKSKGVWLHDLKSGKKFLDMFSFFASLPIGFNHPDLCSKSFKKKLADAAVIKVSNSDIYTLQLAECVEAFSKHAIPKHLPHLFFISGGALAVENALKAAFDWKVRKNFAKGIKTERGHKVIHFEKAFHGRSGYTLSLTNTADPRKHMYFPKFDWPRISSPAIHFPLQQNLKTVEAAEMEALAQIGKAIADNPDDIACILIEPIQGEGGDRQFRKEFFQALRNICDEHDIMLIFDEVQTGFGITGKFWAYQHYGIEPDILSFGKKSQVCGILGGTKLHEVEKHVFSEESRINSTFGGNLIDIVRVTKILEVIHRDKLLKNAEKLGAHLLQSLHTLEHQHSFLSNSRGLGLMCAIDFETTEMRNKVREKCYEKGMIILPCGERSLRFRPTLTVTKKEIDLALSILADAFREVV, from the coding sequence ATGAAAATAACAGCTCAAAATGTGCATAAGATTTTACGCAAGCATTTGCTTGTTGATGGCTTTGACATCGTGATGGATTTAAAAAAGAGCAAAGGAGTTTGGCTTCACGATCTTAAAAGCGGCAAAAAGTTTTTGGACATGTTTAGTTTTTTTGCATCACTTCCCATAGGTTTTAATCACCCCGATCTTTGCAGTAAATCATTTAAGAAAAAGCTCGCTGATGCAGCGGTAATAAAGGTTTCCAACTCAGATATCTACACACTTCAACTTGCAGAATGTGTTGAAGCTTTTTCGAAACATGCCATTCCAAAACACTTGCCACATCTGTTTTTTATTTCCGGTGGCGCACTTGCTGTTGAAAACGCACTGAAAGCTGCCTTCGATTGGAAAGTGCGAAAAAATTTTGCAAAGGGAATCAAAACCGAACGCGGACACAAAGTGATTCACTTCGAAAAAGCTTTTCACGGACGAAGTGGCTATACGCTTTCACTCACCAACACCGCCGATCCTCGCAAACACATGTACTTTCCAAAGTTCGACTGGCCGCGCATTTCTTCACCTGCCATACACTTCCCGTTGCAGCAAAACCTAAAAACTGTTGAAGCTGCAGAAATGGAAGCCTTGGCCCAAATTGGAAAAGCCATTGCCGATAACCCTGATGACATTGCTTGCATTCTCATCGAGCCCATTCAAGGTGAAGGCGGAGATAGACAATTTCGAAAAGAATTTTTTCAGGCTTTACGGAACATCTGTGATGAACATGACATCATGCTCATTTTTGATGAAGTACAAACAGGCTTTGGCATCACCGGAAAATTTTGGGCATATCAACATTATGGAATTGAGCCGGATATTTTATCCTTTGGGAAAAAATCTCAAGTGTGTGGCATTTTGGGCGGAACAAAACTGCATGAAGTAGAAAAACATGTGTTCTCTGAGGAAAGCCGCATCAACTCTACCTTTGGTGGCAACCTCATTGACATCGTTCGTGTTACAAAAATACTTGAAGTGATTCATCGTGATAAACTTTTGAAGAATGCTGAAAAACTTGGAGCACATCTTTTGCAATCTCTTCACACTTTGGAACACCAGCATAGTTTTTTAAGCAACTCACGCGGCTTGGGCTTAATGTGCGCCATTGATTTTGAAACAACAGAAATGCGAAACAAAGTGCGCGAAAAATGTTACGAAAAAGGCATGATTATTTTGCCATGCGGAGAACGATCACTCCGTTTTCGCCCAACACTTACGGTAACGAAAAAAGAAATTGATTTGGCGTTGAGTATTTTAGCTGATGCATTTAGAGAAGTTGTTTAA
- a CDS encoding acyl-CoA dehydrogenase produces MSILTCPDYMEIGPFLSDQERMIQGMARDFVVEEVLPIIEKHHQNATFPQELVKKMGNLGFLGSNLPEKYGCAGLGAVAYGLLMQELERGDSGIRSFCSVQGALVMYPLFAFGSEEQKMKWLPLLASGEKIGCFGLTEPDFGSNPGGMQTKCRKKGNAWIVSGAKMWITSGSLADIAIVWAKDEAGVVQGFIIEKGMKGFSAPEMHGKLSLRASITSELVLQDVEVPEANRLPNTAGLKSPLMCLSQARYGIAWGALGAAMACYECALEYAKTRIQFDKPIAAFQLTQQKLTHMITEISKGQLLALQLGRLKEQDKAKFHHISMGKMNNVAIARDIAREARSILGANGILDEYPVMRHMMNIESVYTYEGTHEMHTLIIGEKITGLEAYR; encoded by the coding sequence ATGAGTATCCTCACCTGCCCTGATTATATGGAAATTGGGCCGTTTTTATCCGACCAAGAGCGGATGATTCAAGGCATGGCTCGCGACTTTGTCGTAGAAGAAGTGCTGCCAATCATCGAAAAACATCACCAAAATGCTACTTTTCCTCAAGAATTAGTCAAAAAAATGGGAAATCTTGGTTTTTTAGGTTCAAATTTACCAGAAAAATACGGTTGTGCCGGTTTAGGAGCAGTTGCCTATGGCCTGCTCATGCAAGAATTGGAACGCGGCGATTCCGGAATTCGCAGCTTCTGTTCGGTCCAAGGTGCATTGGTGATGTATCCTCTTTTTGCTTTTGGCAGCGAAGAGCAAAAAATGAAGTGGCTTCCCCTTTTGGCATCCGGCGAAAAAATTGGTTGCTTTGGCCTTACCGAACCCGACTTCGGTTCTAACCCTGGCGGCATGCAAACCAAGTGTCGAAAAAAAGGAAATGCTTGGATTGTTAGCGGCGCAAAAATGTGGATCACCAGCGGAAGCCTGGCAGACATCGCCATCGTGTGGGCCAAAGATGAAGCCGGCGTGGTACAAGGCTTCATCATCGAAAAAGGCATGAAGGGTTTTTCTGCTCCCGAAATGCACGGCAAACTTTCACTTCGCGCCTCCATTACTTCAGAACTTGTGCTTCAAGATGTAGAAGTACCCGAAGCTAATCGCCTTCCAAACACTGCTGGGCTTAAGTCTCCGCTGATGTGTCTCAGTCAAGCGCGCTACGGAATTGCTTGGGGCGCACTGGGTGCAGCCATGGCATGTTACGAATGTGCACTTGAGTATGCAAAAACTCGCATTCAGTTTGATAAGCCTATTGCGGCTTTTCAGCTAACCCAGCAAAAACTCACGCACATGATTACCGAAATTTCAAAAGGCCAGCTGCTTGCTCTTCAACTTGGAAGATTGAAAGAACAAGACAAAGCAAAGTTTCATCACATTTCGATGGGAAAAATGAACAACGTTGCCATCGCGCGCGACATTGCCCGCGAAGCGCGCAGCATCTTAGGCGCCAACGGCATTTTGGACGAGTATCCAGTGATGCGTCACATGATGAACATTGAAAGTGTTTACACGTATGAAGGCACACACGAAATGCACACGTTAATAATCGGTGAAAAAATCACCGGCTTGGAAGCGTATCGGTAA
- a CDS encoding aminoglycoside phosphotransferase encodes MLHQQHAKMTSFSLSHYCSIELLHYSPIAPSRITSRKRLPSLPTNPISLASRVRKFMHKAFTELLLKAGINSQLKSVTDLHAHASYRSYHRLFTEDGKSFVVMKMPEGKASASEEITNFAGVKNELSFLNVQRFLEAHNVPVPKVFATNDHQSLLLLEDIGSDELFQHVIGANEEEREKWYAKALQLLISLQEHTQQSEATSCYALQRSFDAELLQWECDHFLEFALEARGVRVSAEAKNIFHAQTKKLTEAIIKTPYTFTHRDFQSRNLMVRSNGELVLIDFQDALMGPRVYDLVALTRDSYITLSDALVEKLISTFAQARKWNEAEIKREYLLVTLQRKLKDTGRFVYIDQVKGNPSFLQHIPRSLGYIKWALEQLPEYADLYKMLKQHVPEWK; translated from the coding sequence ATGCTTCACCAACAACATGCAAAGATGACAAGCTTTTCCCTATCGCACTATTGTTCCATTGAACTATTGCACTATTCCCCTATTGCTCCATCACGCATCACTTCTCGCAAGCGCTTGCCTTCTCTTCCAACAAACCCTATAAGCCTCGCTTCACGAGTGAGGAAATTCATGCACAAGGCCTTTACTGAACTGCTGCTCAAAGCTGGCATCAACTCTCAACTAAAATCTGTTACCGATCTCCACGCGCATGCTTCATACCGAAGCTATCATCGTCTTTTTACCGAAGACGGCAAAAGCTTTGTGGTGATGAAAATGCCAGAGGGCAAAGCTTCGGCTTCGGAAGAAATTACTAACTTTGCTGGCGTAAAAAATGAACTTTCGTTTTTAAATGTGCAGCGTTTTCTTGAAGCACACAATGTTCCCGTTCCCAAAGTGTTTGCTACAAACGATCACCAATCTCTTCTCTTGTTGGAAGACATTGGAAGCGACGAACTTTTTCAGCATGTGATAGGGGCAAACGAAGAAGAACGTGAAAAGTGGTATGCAAAAGCCTTGCAGCTTTTAATTTCACTGCAAGAGCACACACAGCAAAGTGAAGCCACATCTTGCTATGCGCTGCAACGATCTTTTGATGCTGAACTTTTACAATGGGAATGCGATCACTTTTTGGAATTTGCTTTGGAAGCACGCGGAGTACGTGTTTCGGCTGAAGCAAAAAATATTTTTCACGCACAAACAAAAAAACTTACTGAAGCTATCATCAAAACGCCTTACACTTTCACGCATCGCGATTTTCAAAGCCGCAACCTCATGGTGCGAAGTAACGGCGAACTCGTGCTCATCGATTTTCAAGATGCATTGATGGGTCCTCGTGTTTACGATTTGGTAGCTCTCACGCGAGATTCCTACATCACCCTTTCGGATGCGCTGGTGGAAAAACTCATCAGCACTTTTGCTCAAGCAAGAAAATGGAACGAAGCTGAAATCAAACGCGAATACTTGCTGGTCACCTTGCAGCGAAAGCTGAAAGACACCGGCCGCTTCGTGTACATCGACCAAGTAAAAGGCAACCCCAGCTTCTTGCAGCACATCCCGCGCTCTCTTGGCTATATCAAGTGGGCATTGGAACAACTTCCAGAATATGCAGATTTATATAAAATGTTGAAGCAGCATGTTCCAGAGTGGAAATAA
- a CDS encoding glutamate 5-kinase, with protein sequence MPGKSKRIVVKIGSSLLASSNGELSRKRLLQHVEVIAKAKQQGHEIILVSSGAVAAGFSQLGFSSRPKAIEARQASAAVGQGKLIHAYSQAFQKYKMSVAQVLLTRSDIALRTSYHNALGTLELLLKKKIIPIINENDTVAVKELTFGDNDQLAALVAGMVHADSLIIFSDVLGVYDNNPKTHKDAKLISSIETVDEKLLSAAKEGGSTLGSGGMLSKLSAAKTASSLGVKTYIGSGHHKKKTHLLEILLGKGEGTYFSGPKTSAASRKKQWLIFHANPVGKIIVDAGAHVAITQKGKSLLPAGVSKVDGYFSSGDVVFVANTDGELLAKGLCNYSAAELERLKGKKTSSISKEEKQGKTEVIHRDDLVLI encoded by the coding sequence ATGCCAGGAAAATCAAAACGTATTGTCGTCAAAATTGGAAGTAGCTTACTTGCTAGCAGCAATGGTGAGCTCTCTCGTAAGCGGCTTCTGCAGCATGTGGAAGTAATCGCCAAGGCAAAACAGCAAGGTCATGAAATTATCTTGGTGTCCTCTGGTGCAGTTGCGGCGGGCTTTTCCCAGCTTGGCTTTTCCAGTAGGCCAAAAGCCATTGAGGCTAGACAAGCAAGTGCGGCCGTTGGCCAAGGTAAATTAATTCACGCCTATTCGCAGGCTTTTCAAAAATATAAAATGAGTGTCGCGCAAGTCTTGCTCACGCGAAGTGATATTGCGCTTCGAACTTCGTATCACAATGCGCTCGGCACCTTAGAACTTTTGCTGAAGAAAAAAATAATTCCCATCATCAACGAAAACGATACCGTTGCGGTGAAAGAACTCACCTTTGGTGATAACGATCAACTTGCCGCTTTAGTTGCTGGCATGGTGCATGCGGATTCACTGATTATTTTTTCAGATGTGCTTGGTGTGTACGATAACAATCCCAAAACGCACAAAGATGCGAAGCTCATTTCTTCCATTGAAACGGTTGATGAAAAACTGCTCTCAGCTGCAAAAGAAGGTGGGTCAACGCTTGGAAGCGGTGGGATGCTTTCAAAATTGTCCGCAGCAAAAACAGCAAGTTCACTTGGAGTAAAAACGTATATTGGAAGTGGACATCACAAAAAGAAAACACATCTTCTAGAAATTCTGTTGGGTAAAGGCGAAGGGACTTATTTTTCTGGGCCAAAAACTTCAGCAGCAAGCAGAAAAAAACAATGGCTTATTTTTCACGCAAATCCTGTCGGGAAAATTATTGTTGATGCAGGAGCGCATGTGGCAATTACCCAAAAAGGAAAAAGTTTGCTGCCAGCAGGTGTTAGCAAAGTGGACGGGTATTTCTCATCTGGTGATGTGGTATTTGTCGCAAATACAGATGGAGAGCTGCTTGCAAAGGGATTATGTAATTATTCCGCTGCAGAATTAGAGCGGCTCAAAGGGAAAAAAACAAGCTCCATTTCAAAAGAAGAAAAACAAGGAAAAACAGAAGTTATTCACCGAGACGATTTAGTTTTAATTTAG
- a CDS encoding glutamate-5-semialdehyde dehydrogenase, translating to MKTLEQQAKAAKSTVSDVAALSLKKRNEVLALMAKTLKQNQHKIITENKKDLQAGEKANIGNALLDRLMLNEKRIEEMVEGIHTVIKLPDPLAEVLDTWKLKSGVKVKKVRVPLGVIGIIYEARPNVTVDAAALCFKSGNAVLLRGSSSAFHSNKALENCLQSALQEAGVSKNAIQVLDDVSRETVKDMLTLKKYIDVLIPRGSAQLIDFVVEHATIPVLETGAGNCHVYIDATAKTKMAEDIVLNAKVQRPSVCNAVETVLIHEAWAKKNLLHLLQALKKQKVELHVCENTLKLVAGKIDVTRATEEDWKTEYLDYILAVKVVADVQEAVKHINTYGTKHSETIITEAKKNVEYFMTHVDAAVLYHNASTRFTDGFMFGFGAEIGISNQKLHARGPMALPELTTYQYRMFGKGQVRD from the coding sequence ATGAAAACATTAGAACAACAAGCTAAGGCGGCAAAGTCAACAGTGTCAGATGTTGCAGCGCTTTCATTAAAAAAGCGTAATGAAGTCTTGGCGCTCATGGCAAAAACTCTTAAGCAAAATCAACATAAAATTATCACTGAAAACAAAAAAGATCTCCAAGCTGGCGAGAAAGCTAATATTGGTAATGCTTTGTTGGATAGGCTTATGCTCAATGAAAAGCGCATTGAGGAAATGGTTGAAGGCATTCACACGGTTATTAAACTTCCAGATCCGCTAGCTGAAGTGCTTGATACGTGGAAACTCAAAAGTGGAGTGAAGGTAAAAAAAGTTCGAGTGCCGCTTGGTGTGATTGGCATTATTTACGAAGCGCGCCCAAATGTTACGGTTGATGCCGCTGCACTTTGCTTCAAATCTGGAAATGCTGTTTTGCTGCGTGGAAGCTCAAGTGCTTTTCATTCCAACAAAGCTTTGGAAAATTGCTTGCAGTCTGCATTGCAAGAAGCTGGTGTTTCAAAAAATGCCATTCAGGTTTTGGATGATGTTTCCCGCGAAACCGTAAAAGATATGCTTACGCTCAAAAAATATATCGATGTACTCATCCCTCGTGGAAGTGCACAGCTTATTGACTTCGTGGTTGAACACGCCACCATTCCTGTTTTAGAAACCGGCGCAGGAAATTGTCATGTTTACATTGATGCAACAGCAAAAACAAAAATGGCAGAAGACATCGTGCTGAATGCAAAAGTGCAACGGCCTTCAGTCTGCAATGCTGTTGAAACTGTTTTGATACATGAAGCGTGGGCAAAAAAGAATTTGCTTCACTTGCTTCAAGCGCTCAAAAAGCAAAAAGTAGAACTTCATGTTTGTGAAAATACGTTAAAGCTTGTGGCGGGAAAGATAGATGTGACAAGAGCTACAGAAGAAGACTGGAAAACAGAATATCTCGATTACATTCTTGCTGTAAAAGTTGTAGCCGATGTGCAAGAGGCTGTGAAGCACATCAATACATACGGAACAAAACATTCCGAAACCATTATTACGGAAGCTAAAAAAAATGTGGAATACTTTATGACACATGTTGATGCAGCCGTTTTATATCATAATGCTTCAACACGTTTTACCGATGGGTTTATGTTTGGCTTTGGCGCCGAGATTGGCATCAGCAATCAAAAGCTGCACGCGCGTGGCCCAATGGCATTGCCAGAATTAACAACGTATCAGTATCGCATGTTTGGAAAAGGCCAAGTAAGAGATTAA
- a CDS encoding nucleotidyltransferase, producing MEEQAKELGVSKSDLLVQLFKAAQDKHFQARIIARSRFPLSAEEVTNICVKYHIKTFSLFGSILTKKFNTESDIDILIEFCEDKTPSLFTLSQFEMELEKKIPGRKIDVKTPQELSSYFREQVQREAEVLYAA from the coding sequence ATGGAAGAACAAGCAAAAGAACTTGGAGTAAGCAAAAGTGATTTACTGGTTCAACTTTTTAAAGCAGCACAAGACAAACATTTTCAAGCACGTATTATTGCACGCTCGCGTTTCCCCCTTTCGGCTGAAGAGGTGACGAACATCTGCGTAAAATATCACATCAAAACTTTTTCACTCTTTGGTTCCATCCTTACCAAAAAATTTAATACAGAAAGTGATATCGATATTTTAATAGAATTTTGTGAAGATAAAACACCAAGTCTTTTCACGCTGTCTCAATTTGAAATGGAACTCGAAAAAAAAATTCCGGGAAGAAAAATTGATGTCAAAACCCCACAAGAATTAAGTTCATATTTTCGCGAACAAGTGCAACGTGAAGCAGAGGTGCTTTATGCCGCTTGA
- a CDS encoding cell division protein FtsJ, translating to MAYNRKDHYYKKAKAEGKASRASYKIIQLQERFQFLRKGDKVIDLGCAPGGWLQELAQIVGPQGKVVGIDILPVEISFPKYVEIFLASIEDEATPALLEEHLGGKAKAIVSDMAPNTTGVAFADAYKSYELCLMGFELCAELLQEGGTYICKMFPGAESQGFRKTLQAAFQKVSTVTPPATRKTSSEFYLVCQGFKESEG from the coding sequence ATGGCTTACAATCGCAAGGACCATTACTACAAGAAAGCAAAGGCTGAAGGCAAGGCTTCGCGAGCTTCATACAAAATCATTCAGCTGCAAGAGCGCTTTCAGTTTTTACGCAAAGGCGACAAGGTGATTGATCTTGGCTGCGCGCCGGGCGGCTGGCTGCAAGAGCTTGCGCAAATTGTGGGGCCGCAAGGCAAAGTGGTGGGCATTGATATTTTGCCAGTTGAAATTTCGTTTCCAAAGTATGTGGAGATTTTTTTAGCTTCGATAGAAGATGAAGCCACACCTGCTTTACTGGAAGAACACTTGGGCGGAAAAGCCAAAGCCATTGTTTCTGACATGGCGCCAAATACGACTGGCGTTGCCTTTGCGGATGCTTATAAATCGTACGAACTTTGTCTGATGGGCTTTGAACTCTGCGCAGAACTTTTGCAAGAAGGTGGAACCTACATCTGCAAAATGTTTCCCGGCGCCGAATCGCAAGGCTTTCGCAAAACCCTTCAAGCTGCTTTTCAAAAAGTGAGCACTGTCACACCGCCCGCCACCAGAAAAACCTCCAGCGAATTTTACCTCGTGTGTCAGGGGTTTAAAGAGAGTGAAGGATAA